A single genomic interval of Mangifera indica cultivar Alphonso chromosome 5, CATAS_Mindica_2.1, whole genome shotgun sequence harbors:
- the LOC123217601 gene encoding COP9 signalosome complex subunit 1-like, translated as MEAEDEQSNTIMEEIYSNGGEESARNRPVISGEQLDIEAYASLYQGRTKITRLMFIAEHCDNISMQLEALRMAYDEIKRGENTQLFREVVQKIDGRLGPNYTMDVAWCDSVDRRAEQRKEKLENELNAYRTNLIKESIRMGYNDFGDFYYAHGALGDAFKSYVRTRDYCTTSKHIIHMCMSAILVSIEMGQFTHVTSYVSKAEQTPEALEPVTFAKLRCAAGLSHLEAKKYKLAARKFLEVGPDLGSSYNEVIASQDVATYGGLCALASFDRSELKSKVIDNVSFRNFLELVPEVRELINDFYSSRYASCLDYLGNLKANLFLDIHLHDHVETLYDQIRNKALIQYTHPFVSVDLQMMANAFKTSVAGLEKELETLITDNQIQARIDSHNKILYARHADQRYATFQRVLQTGNEFDQDTKAMLLRANLLKFEYNLRASRKL; from the exons ATGGAAGCTGAAGACGAACAATCCAATACGATAATGGAGGAGATCTATTCTAACGGGGGTGAGGAATCGGCACGTAACAGGCCGGTCATAAGCGGCGAGCAGCTGGACATCGAAGCCTACGCCAGCCTTTACCAGGGGAGGACTAAGATCACCCGTCTTATGTTTATTGCCGAACACTGCGACAACATTTCGATGCAGCTCGAGGCGCTACGAATGGCCTACGATGAGATTAAGAGAGGCGAGAACACACAGCTCTTTAGGGAGGTTGTGCAGAAAATTGATGGAAGACTGGGCCCTAATTATACCATGGACGTGGCCTGGTGTGATTCGGTGGACCGCAGAGCTGAACAGCGAAAGGAGAAGCTTGAGAACGAACTCAATGCTTATAGG ACAAATTTAATCAAAGAAAGCATAAGAATGGGATACAACGATTTTGGAGATTTTTACTATGCCCATGGTGCACTTGGGGATGCTTTTAAAAGTTATGTTCGTACTCGTGATTATTGCACTACGTCGAAGCATATTATTCATATGTGTATGAGTGCTATTTTGGTAAGCATTGAGATGGGTCAATTTACTCATGTAACAAGCTATGTTAGCAAAGCGGAGCAAACACCGGAGGCTCTTGAACCTGTTACTTTTGCAAAACTACGTTGTGCTGCAGGATTGTCTCACTTGGAGGCTAAGAAGTACAAGCTTGCTGCTCGTAAG TTCTTAGAAGTTGGTCCTGATCTGGGAAGTAGCTACAATGAGGTGATTGCTTCTCAAGATGTTGCCACATATGGGGGACTTTGTGCTCTTGCAAGTTTTGATCGGTCTGAGCTTAAG AGCAAAGTTATAGACAATGTGAGCTTCCGAAATTTTTTGGAGTTGGTTCCTGAAGTTAGGGAGCTTATTAATGATTTCTACTCAAG CCGTTATGCGTCATGTCTGGATTACCTTGGAAATCTTAAAGCAAACCTGTTTCTTGATATCCATTTGCATGACCATGTTGAGACATTATATGATCAAATCCGTAATAAAGCCCTTATCCAATATACACATCCATTTGTGTCTGTTGATTTGCAAATGATGGCAAACGCTTTCAAAACAAGTGTTGCGGGGCTAGAGAAAGAACTTGAAACCTTGATTACTGACAACCAAATACAG GCTCGCATTGATTCACACAACAAGATTCTGTATGCAAGACATGCAGATCAAAGATATGCAACTTTCCAACGGGTTTTGCAGACTGGCAATGAATTTGATCAAGATACTAAGGCAATGTTGCTGAGGGCAAATCTTCTGAAGTTTGAATACAATCTTAGGGCTTCTAGGAAACTTTGA
- the LOC123216157 gene encoding probable methyltransferase PMT15 isoform X1 produces MAMSFSSRSSYLNFRTKRANLYYITLITILCAVCYLVGVYSGSSFPLATKSTITESLPCTSPHANTATERVLDFSAHHYAMDPPPTAARVSHIPPCDAKYTEYTPCHDVRRSLKFDRERLIYRERHCPEKNELLKCRVPAPYGYKVPFKWPESRDFAWYANAPHKELTVEKKNQNWVQVEGDRLRFPGGGTMFPHGADAYIDDIGKLINLRDGSIRTAIDTGCGVASWGAYLLSRNIIAMSFAPQDTHISQVQFALERGVPALVGVMASMRLPYPSRAFDMAHCSRCLIPWGQYDGLYLIEVDRILRPGGYWILSGPPVNWQRHWKGWNRTTEDLAAEEMGIESVAKSLCWKKLKQKGDLAIWQKATNHVHCQVNRKVFKHPRFCKAQDPDMAWYTKMEDCLTPLPDVLDIKEIAGGKLANWPERLTAVPPRIYSGSLNGITAEIFREDTELWKKRVAYYKSVDYQLAQNGRYRNLLDMNSYLGGFAAAVVDDPVWVMNMVPVEAEINTLGVIYERGLIGSYQNWCEAMSSYPRTYDFIHAASVFSLYKDRCEMEDILLEMDRILRPEGSVIIRDDVDMLVKIKSLIDGMQWDGRITDHEDGPHQRQKILFAVKQYWTAPAPEQAHKGEPKKSKTKYERR; encoded by the exons ATGGCTATGTCTTTCTCATCGAGATCATCATATCTGAATTTCAGAACCAAGAGAGCCAATCTGTATTACATAACTCTAATCACAATTTTGTGCGCAGTCTGTTACCTCGTTGGTGTATATTCCGGGTCTTCGTTTCCTCTTGCAACAAAATCTACCATCACCGAATCCTTACCATGCACTTCACCGCACGCAAACACTGCCACCGAACGAGTTCTCGACTTCTCAGCCCACCACTATGCGATGGACCCTCCTCCTACGGCGGCGCGTGTCTCTCACATCCCTCCCTGTGACGCCAAGTACACAGAGTACACCCCGTGTCATGACGTTCGAAGATCGTTGAAATTTGACAGAGAGAGGCTTATTTATAGAGAAAGGCACTGCCCTGAAAAGAACGAGTTGTTGAAGTGTCGTGTGCCGGCTCCGTACGGTTATAAGGTGCCGTTTAAATGGCCGGAGAGTAGAGATTTCGCTTGGTACGCTAATGCGCCACATAAGGAGTTGACGGTGGAGAAGAAAAACCAGAACTGGGTCCAGGTTGAGGGAGACCGCCTCAGGTTTCCTGGCGGCGGGACGATGTTTCCTCATGGTGCTGATGCGTACATCGACGATATTGGAAAGCTGATTAATCTTAGAGATGGGTCCATAAGGACCGCCATTGATACAGGATGCGGG GTTGCGAGTTGGGGTGCTTACCTTCTGTCAAGAAATATCATAGCAATGTCATTTGCACCACAGGACACTCATATATCCCAAGTGCAGTTTGCTTTAGAACGTGGAGTTCCAGCGTTGGTTGGAGTCATGGCTTCTATGAGACTCCCTTACCCTTCAAGAGCTTTTGACATGGCACATTGCTCTCGTTGCCTTATTCCTTGGGGCCAGTATG ATGGACTTTACTTGATCGAAGTTGATCGAATTTTACGGCCTGGTGGGTACTGGATTCTGTCCGGGCCGCCGGTGAACTGGCAGAGACACTGGAAAGGCTGGAACAGAACAACTGAAGATCTTGCAGCGGAAGAGATGGGAATAGAAAGTGTAGCAAAGAGTTTATGCtggaaaaaattgaaacaaaagggTGACCTTGCTATTTGGCAAAAAGCAACTAATCATGTCCATTGTCAAGTTAATAGGAAGGTCTTTAAGCATCCACGCTTTTGTAAAGCACAAGATCCTGACATGGCATG GTACACAAAAATGGAGGATTGTTTAACCCCATTGCCGGATGTGTTAGATATAAAGGAAATCGCCGGGGGAAAATTAGCAAATTGGCCAGAGAGACTGACTGCAGTCCCTCCTAGGATTTACAGTGGAAGTTTGAATGGAATCACAGCTGAGATATTTAGAGAAGACACAGAATTATGGAAGAAAAGAGTGGCATATTACAAATCCGTGGACTATCAGTTAGCACAAAATGGGCGGTACAGAAATTTGCTTGACATGAACTCTTATTTGGGAGGCTTTGCAGCAGCTGTAGTTGATGATCCAGTCTGGGTCATGAACATGGTGCCTGTGGAAGCTGAGATCAATACCCTTGGAGTCATCTATGAACGAGGGTTGATAGGATCCTATCAAAATTG GTGTGAAGCTATGTCTAGTTATCCCAGGACTTACGACTTTATACATGCTGCCTCTGTTTTTAGTCTCTACAAGGACAG ATGTGAAATGGAAGATATTCTGTTAGAAATGGATAGGATATTAAGGCCAGAAGGTAGTGTAATTATCAGGGACGATGTAGATATGTTGGTGAAGATCAAGAGCTTGATTGATGGTATGCAATGGGATGGCAGGATTACCGATCATGAAGATGGGCCAcatcaaagacaaaaaattctttttgcaGTTAAACAATACTGGACAGCCCCCGCTCCTGAGCAAG CACACAAGGGGGAGCCGAAGAAGTCAAAAACGAAATATGAGAGGCGATGA
- the LOC123216159 gene encoding F-box protein At4g00755-like isoform X3 produces the protein MENLIDFLYCLDPDTSMKILMCLDDPSDLARVSCVSRCWRHHVIANGLCKRLWLRMFPQLSKVDHVVEPNSSLKEPAEGASENFAEAQTLESENRVYTFLARAITSFPIRGLMLEPIYASSTDNYPEESIHNTLEPRDRVGRRASYWSSEGHSNPAVPETLIYKLAGDLCVIYEINIQPFEAYFQPGLPIYSAKAVRFQMGHAKSPIDDPMGESCNDSVDDKFVWTYTSQEFPMAQENRLQNFKLTEPVMCIGGILKIELLGGVQRQEMDGLYYICVSHVQIMGRLLSPALGVDILEPSGKFVLKVNSYTQPSKTGDSCANSSVYLQRRVRDLGQIINILPGNVFDATEYEWVEEDDSDDEFDL, from the exons ATGGAGAATCTCATTGATTTTTTGTATTGTCTTGATCCCGATACGTCAATGAAGATTCTCATGTGTTTGGATGATCCATCTGATCTTGCTCGTGTTAGCTGTGTCTCACGTTGTTGGCGACATCACG TGATTGCAAATGGTCTCTGTAAGCGGTTGTGGTTGAGAATGTTTCCACAGTTATCTAAAGTTGATCATGTAgttgaaccaaactcaagtttaaaagAGCCTGCTGAAGGTGCATCTGAAAATTTTGCGGAAGCACAGACTTTGGAAAGTGAGAATAGAGTTTATACCTTTTTAGCTCGAGCTATTACATCATTTCCTATCAGGGGTTTGATGCTTGAGCCAATCTATGCTTCTAGCACTGATAATTATCCAGAGGAAAGCATTCATAATACTCTGGAACCTAGGGATAGAGTTGGAAGAAGAGCCTCATACTGGTCAAGTGAAGGACATAGCAATCCTGCTGTGCCTGAGACACTGATATATAAGTTGGCTGGTGATCTGTGTGTTATTTATGAAATCAACATACAACCGTTTGAAG CTTATTTTCAGCCGGGTCTACCCATATATTCAGCCAAAGCTGTGAGATTCCAAATGGGACATGCCAAGTCTCCAATAGATGATCCAATGGGTGAGTCATGTAATGATTCTgttgatgataaatttgtatGGACTTACACTTCACAAGAGTTCCCAATGGCTCAG GAGAATCGTTTGCAGAATTTCAAGCTTACTGAACCTGTTATGTGCATTGGTGGGATTTTGAAGATTGAGCTTCTGGGTGGGGTTCAGAGACAAGAAATGGATGGCTTATACTATATTTG TGTGTCTCATGTTCAGATTATGGGACGATTGCTGTCACCTGCCTTGGGGGTTGATATACTTGAACCCTCTGGAAAATTTGTGTTGAAGGTTAATAGTTATACCCAACCCAGCAAAACTGGGGATTCGTGTGCCAACTCTAGTGTATATTTGCAGAGGCGCGTAAGAGATTTGGGACAGATTATAAACATATTGCCGGGAAATGTATTTGACGCCACAGAGTATGAATGGGTTGAGGAGGACGATTCAGATGATGAGTTTGATCTGTAA
- the LOC123216157 gene encoding probable methyltransferase PMT15 isoform X2, with protein sequence MAMSFSSRSSYLNFRTKRANLYYITLITILCAVCYLVGVYSGSSFPLATKSTITESLPCTSPHANTATERVLDFSAHHYAMDPPPTAARVSHIPPCDAKYTEYTPCHDVRRSLKFDRERLIYRERHCPEKNELLKCRVPAPYGYKVPFKWPESRDFAWYANAPHKELTVEKKNQNWVQVEGDRLRFPGGGTMFPHGADAYIDDIGKLINLRDGSIRTAIDTGCGVASWGAYLLSRNIIAMSFAPQDTHISQVQFALERGVPALVGVMASMRLPYPSRAFDMAHCSRCLIPWGQYDGLYLIEVDRILRPGGYWILSGPPVNWQRHWKGWNRTTEDLAAEEMGIESVAKSLCWKKLKQKGDLAIWQKATNHVHCQVNRKVFKHPRFCKAQDPDMAWYTKMEDCLTPLPDVLDIKEIAGGKLANWPERLTAVPPRIYSGSLNGITAEIFREDTELWKKRVAYYKSVDYQLAQNGRYRNLLDMNSYLGGFAAAVVDDPVWVMNMVPVEAEINTLGVIYERGLIGSYQNWCEAMSSYPRTYDFIHAASVFSLYKDRCEMEDILLEMDRILRPEGSVIIRDDVDMLVKIKSLIDGMQWDGRITDHEDGPHQRQKILFAVKQYWTAPAPEQGAGTTSYL encoded by the exons ATGGCTATGTCTTTCTCATCGAGATCATCATATCTGAATTTCAGAACCAAGAGAGCCAATCTGTATTACATAACTCTAATCACAATTTTGTGCGCAGTCTGTTACCTCGTTGGTGTATATTCCGGGTCTTCGTTTCCTCTTGCAACAAAATCTACCATCACCGAATCCTTACCATGCACTTCACCGCACGCAAACACTGCCACCGAACGAGTTCTCGACTTCTCAGCCCACCACTATGCGATGGACCCTCCTCCTACGGCGGCGCGTGTCTCTCACATCCCTCCCTGTGACGCCAAGTACACAGAGTACACCCCGTGTCATGACGTTCGAAGATCGTTGAAATTTGACAGAGAGAGGCTTATTTATAGAGAAAGGCACTGCCCTGAAAAGAACGAGTTGTTGAAGTGTCGTGTGCCGGCTCCGTACGGTTATAAGGTGCCGTTTAAATGGCCGGAGAGTAGAGATTTCGCTTGGTACGCTAATGCGCCACATAAGGAGTTGACGGTGGAGAAGAAAAACCAGAACTGGGTCCAGGTTGAGGGAGACCGCCTCAGGTTTCCTGGCGGCGGGACGATGTTTCCTCATGGTGCTGATGCGTACATCGACGATATTGGAAAGCTGATTAATCTTAGAGATGGGTCCATAAGGACCGCCATTGATACAGGATGCGGG GTTGCGAGTTGGGGTGCTTACCTTCTGTCAAGAAATATCATAGCAATGTCATTTGCACCACAGGACACTCATATATCCCAAGTGCAGTTTGCTTTAGAACGTGGAGTTCCAGCGTTGGTTGGAGTCATGGCTTCTATGAGACTCCCTTACCCTTCAAGAGCTTTTGACATGGCACATTGCTCTCGTTGCCTTATTCCTTGGGGCCAGTATG ATGGACTTTACTTGATCGAAGTTGATCGAATTTTACGGCCTGGTGGGTACTGGATTCTGTCCGGGCCGCCGGTGAACTGGCAGAGACACTGGAAAGGCTGGAACAGAACAACTGAAGATCTTGCAGCGGAAGAGATGGGAATAGAAAGTGTAGCAAAGAGTTTATGCtggaaaaaattgaaacaaaagggTGACCTTGCTATTTGGCAAAAAGCAACTAATCATGTCCATTGTCAAGTTAATAGGAAGGTCTTTAAGCATCCACGCTTTTGTAAAGCACAAGATCCTGACATGGCATG GTACACAAAAATGGAGGATTGTTTAACCCCATTGCCGGATGTGTTAGATATAAAGGAAATCGCCGGGGGAAAATTAGCAAATTGGCCAGAGAGACTGACTGCAGTCCCTCCTAGGATTTACAGTGGAAGTTTGAATGGAATCACAGCTGAGATATTTAGAGAAGACACAGAATTATGGAAGAAAAGAGTGGCATATTACAAATCCGTGGACTATCAGTTAGCACAAAATGGGCGGTACAGAAATTTGCTTGACATGAACTCTTATTTGGGAGGCTTTGCAGCAGCTGTAGTTGATGATCCAGTCTGGGTCATGAACATGGTGCCTGTGGAAGCTGAGATCAATACCCTTGGAGTCATCTATGAACGAGGGTTGATAGGATCCTATCAAAATTG GTGTGAAGCTATGTCTAGTTATCCCAGGACTTACGACTTTATACATGCTGCCTCTGTTTTTAGTCTCTACAAGGACAG ATGTGAAATGGAAGATATTCTGTTAGAAATGGATAGGATATTAAGGCCAGAAGGTAGTGTAATTATCAGGGACGATGTAGATATGTTGGTGAAGATCAAGAGCTTGATTGATGGTATGCAATGGGATGGCAGGATTACCGATCATGAAGATGGGCCAcatcaaagacaaaaaattctttttgcaGTTAAACAATACTGGACAGCCCCCGCTCCTGAGCAAGGTGCTGGTACtacttcatatttataa
- the LOC123216157 gene encoding probable methyltransferase PMT15 isoform X3, translated as MAMSFSSRSSYLNFRTKRANLYYITLITILCAVCYLVGVYSGSSFPLATKSTITESLPCTSPHANTATERVLDFSAHHYAMDPPPTAARVSHIPPCDAKYTEYTPCHDVRRSLKFDRERLIYRERHCPEKNELLKCRVPAPYGYKVPFKWPESRDFAWYANAPHKELTVEKKNQNWVQVEGDRLRFPGGGTMFPHGADAYIDDIGKLINLRDGSIRTAIDTGCGVASWGAYLLSRNIIAMSFAPQDTHISQVQFALERGVPALVGVMASMRLPYPSRAFDMAHCSRCLIPWGQYDGLYLIEVDRILRPGGYWILSGPPVNWQRHWKGWNRTTEDLAAEEMGIESVAKSLCWKKLKQKGDLAIWQKATNHVHCQVNRKVFKHPRFCKAQDPDMAWYTKMEDCLTPLPDVLDIKEIAGGKLANWPERLTAVPPRIYSGSLNGITAEIFREDTELWKKRVAYYKSVDYQLAQNGRYRNLLDMNSYLGGFAAAVVDDPVWVMNMVPVEAEINTLGVIYERGLIGSYQNWCEAMSSYPRTYDFIHAASVFSLYKDRCEMEDILLEMDRILRPEGSVIIRDDVDMLVKIKSLIDGMQWDGRITDHEDGPHQRQKILFAVKQYWTAPAPEQGIK; from the exons ATGGCTATGTCTTTCTCATCGAGATCATCATATCTGAATTTCAGAACCAAGAGAGCCAATCTGTATTACATAACTCTAATCACAATTTTGTGCGCAGTCTGTTACCTCGTTGGTGTATATTCCGGGTCTTCGTTTCCTCTTGCAACAAAATCTACCATCACCGAATCCTTACCATGCACTTCACCGCACGCAAACACTGCCACCGAACGAGTTCTCGACTTCTCAGCCCACCACTATGCGATGGACCCTCCTCCTACGGCGGCGCGTGTCTCTCACATCCCTCCCTGTGACGCCAAGTACACAGAGTACACCCCGTGTCATGACGTTCGAAGATCGTTGAAATTTGACAGAGAGAGGCTTATTTATAGAGAAAGGCACTGCCCTGAAAAGAACGAGTTGTTGAAGTGTCGTGTGCCGGCTCCGTACGGTTATAAGGTGCCGTTTAAATGGCCGGAGAGTAGAGATTTCGCTTGGTACGCTAATGCGCCACATAAGGAGTTGACGGTGGAGAAGAAAAACCAGAACTGGGTCCAGGTTGAGGGAGACCGCCTCAGGTTTCCTGGCGGCGGGACGATGTTTCCTCATGGTGCTGATGCGTACATCGACGATATTGGAAAGCTGATTAATCTTAGAGATGGGTCCATAAGGACCGCCATTGATACAGGATGCGGG GTTGCGAGTTGGGGTGCTTACCTTCTGTCAAGAAATATCATAGCAATGTCATTTGCACCACAGGACACTCATATATCCCAAGTGCAGTTTGCTTTAGAACGTGGAGTTCCAGCGTTGGTTGGAGTCATGGCTTCTATGAGACTCCCTTACCCTTCAAGAGCTTTTGACATGGCACATTGCTCTCGTTGCCTTATTCCTTGGGGCCAGTATG ATGGACTTTACTTGATCGAAGTTGATCGAATTTTACGGCCTGGTGGGTACTGGATTCTGTCCGGGCCGCCGGTGAACTGGCAGAGACACTGGAAAGGCTGGAACAGAACAACTGAAGATCTTGCAGCGGAAGAGATGGGAATAGAAAGTGTAGCAAAGAGTTTATGCtggaaaaaattgaaacaaaagggTGACCTTGCTATTTGGCAAAAAGCAACTAATCATGTCCATTGTCAAGTTAATAGGAAGGTCTTTAAGCATCCACGCTTTTGTAAAGCACAAGATCCTGACATGGCATG GTACACAAAAATGGAGGATTGTTTAACCCCATTGCCGGATGTGTTAGATATAAAGGAAATCGCCGGGGGAAAATTAGCAAATTGGCCAGAGAGACTGACTGCAGTCCCTCCTAGGATTTACAGTGGAAGTTTGAATGGAATCACAGCTGAGATATTTAGAGAAGACACAGAATTATGGAAGAAAAGAGTGGCATATTACAAATCCGTGGACTATCAGTTAGCACAAAATGGGCGGTACAGAAATTTGCTTGACATGAACTCTTATTTGGGAGGCTTTGCAGCAGCTGTAGTTGATGATCCAGTCTGGGTCATGAACATGGTGCCTGTGGAAGCTGAGATCAATACCCTTGGAGTCATCTATGAACGAGGGTTGATAGGATCCTATCAAAATTG GTGTGAAGCTATGTCTAGTTATCCCAGGACTTACGACTTTATACATGCTGCCTCTGTTTTTAGTCTCTACAAGGACAG ATGTGAAATGGAAGATATTCTGTTAGAAATGGATAGGATATTAAGGCCAGAAGGTAGTGTAATTATCAGGGACGATGTAGATATGTTGGTGAAGATCAAGAGCTTGATTGATGGTATGCAATGGGATGGCAGGATTACCGATCATGAAGATGGGCCAcatcaaagacaaaaaattctttttgcaGTTAAACAATACTGGACAGCCCCCGCTCCTGAGCAAG GCATAAAATGA
- the LOC123216159 gene encoding F-box protein At4g00755-like isoform X1, producing MKSVRGNWRWRDNKRPYSRFEAKDNWAADCFRLFRKMENLIDFLYCLDPDTSMKILMCLDDPSDLARVSCVSRCWRHHVIANGLCKRLWLRMFPQLSKVDHVVEPNSSLKEPAEGASENFAEAQTLESENRVYTFLARAITSFPIRGLMLEPIYASSTDNYPEESIHNTLEPRDRVGRRASYWSSEGHSNPAVPETLIYKLAGDLCVIYEINIQPFEAYFQPGLPIYSAKAVRFQMGHAKSPIDDPMGESCNDSVDDKFVWTYTSQEFPMAQENRLQNFKLTEPVMCIGGILKIELLGGVQRQEMDGLYYICVSHVQIMGRLLSPALGVDILEPSGKFVLKVNSYTQPSKTGDSCANSSVYLQRRVRDLGQIINILPGNVFDATEYEWVEEDDSDDEFDL from the exons ATGAAAAGCGTGAGAGGGAATTGGAGATGGAGGGACAACAAGAGGCCTTACTCTC GTTTTGAGGCAAAAGACAACTGGGCTGCTGATTGTTTTCGCTTATTTCGTAAAATGGAGAATCTCATTGATTTTTTGTATTGTCTTGATCCCGATACGTCAATGAAGATTCTCATGTGTTTGGATGATCCATCTGATCTTGCTCGTGTTAGCTGTGTCTCACGTTGTTGGCGACATCACG TGATTGCAAATGGTCTCTGTAAGCGGTTGTGGTTGAGAATGTTTCCACAGTTATCTAAAGTTGATCATGTAgttgaaccaaactcaagtttaaaagAGCCTGCTGAAGGTGCATCTGAAAATTTTGCGGAAGCACAGACTTTGGAAAGTGAGAATAGAGTTTATACCTTTTTAGCTCGAGCTATTACATCATTTCCTATCAGGGGTTTGATGCTTGAGCCAATCTATGCTTCTAGCACTGATAATTATCCAGAGGAAAGCATTCATAATACTCTGGAACCTAGGGATAGAGTTGGAAGAAGAGCCTCATACTGGTCAAGTGAAGGACATAGCAATCCTGCTGTGCCTGAGACACTGATATATAAGTTGGCTGGTGATCTGTGTGTTATTTATGAAATCAACATACAACCGTTTGAAG CTTATTTTCAGCCGGGTCTACCCATATATTCAGCCAAAGCTGTGAGATTCCAAATGGGACATGCCAAGTCTCCAATAGATGATCCAATGGGTGAGTCATGTAATGATTCTgttgatgataaatttgtatGGACTTACACTTCACAAGAGTTCCCAATGGCTCAG GAGAATCGTTTGCAGAATTTCAAGCTTACTGAACCTGTTATGTGCATTGGTGGGATTTTGAAGATTGAGCTTCTGGGTGGGGTTCAGAGACAAGAAATGGATGGCTTATACTATATTTG TGTGTCTCATGTTCAGATTATGGGACGATTGCTGTCACCTGCCTTGGGGGTTGATATACTTGAACCCTCTGGAAAATTTGTGTTGAAGGTTAATAGTTATACCCAACCCAGCAAAACTGGGGATTCGTGTGCCAACTCTAGTGTATATTTGCAGAGGCGCGTAAGAGATTTGGGACAGATTATAAACATATTGCCGGGAAATGTATTTGACGCCACAGAGTATGAATGGGTTGAGGAGGACGATTCAGATGATGAGTTTGATCTGTAA
- the LOC123216159 gene encoding F-box protein At4g00755-like isoform X2: MVYFCPGFEAKDNWAADCFRLFRKMENLIDFLYCLDPDTSMKILMCLDDPSDLARVSCVSRCWRHHVIANGLCKRLWLRMFPQLSKVDHVVEPNSSLKEPAEGASENFAEAQTLESENRVYTFLARAITSFPIRGLMLEPIYASSTDNYPEESIHNTLEPRDRVGRRASYWSSEGHSNPAVPETLIYKLAGDLCVIYEINIQPFEAYFQPGLPIYSAKAVRFQMGHAKSPIDDPMGESCNDSVDDKFVWTYTSQEFPMAQENRLQNFKLTEPVMCIGGILKIELLGGVQRQEMDGLYYICVSHVQIMGRLLSPALGVDILEPSGKFVLKVNSYTQPSKTGDSCANSSVYLQRRVRDLGQIINILPGNVFDATEYEWVEEDDSDDEFDL, translated from the exons ATGGTTTATTTCTGTCCTG GTTTTGAGGCAAAAGACAACTGGGCTGCTGATTGTTTTCGCTTATTTCGTAAAATGGAGAATCTCATTGATTTTTTGTATTGTCTTGATCCCGATACGTCAATGAAGATTCTCATGTGTTTGGATGATCCATCTGATCTTGCTCGTGTTAGCTGTGTCTCACGTTGTTGGCGACATCACG TGATTGCAAATGGTCTCTGTAAGCGGTTGTGGTTGAGAATGTTTCCACAGTTATCTAAAGTTGATCATGTAgttgaaccaaactcaagtttaaaagAGCCTGCTGAAGGTGCATCTGAAAATTTTGCGGAAGCACAGACTTTGGAAAGTGAGAATAGAGTTTATACCTTTTTAGCTCGAGCTATTACATCATTTCCTATCAGGGGTTTGATGCTTGAGCCAATCTATGCTTCTAGCACTGATAATTATCCAGAGGAAAGCATTCATAATACTCTGGAACCTAGGGATAGAGTTGGAAGAAGAGCCTCATACTGGTCAAGTGAAGGACATAGCAATCCTGCTGTGCCTGAGACACTGATATATAAGTTGGCTGGTGATCTGTGTGTTATTTATGAAATCAACATACAACCGTTTGAAG CTTATTTTCAGCCGGGTCTACCCATATATTCAGCCAAAGCTGTGAGATTCCAAATGGGACATGCCAAGTCTCCAATAGATGATCCAATGGGTGAGTCATGTAATGATTCTgttgatgataaatttgtatGGACTTACACTTCACAAGAGTTCCCAATGGCTCAG GAGAATCGTTTGCAGAATTTCAAGCTTACTGAACCTGTTATGTGCATTGGTGGGATTTTGAAGATTGAGCTTCTGGGTGGGGTTCAGAGACAAGAAATGGATGGCTTATACTATATTTG TGTGTCTCATGTTCAGATTATGGGACGATTGCTGTCACCTGCCTTGGGGGTTGATATACTTGAACCCTCTGGAAAATTTGTGTTGAAGGTTAATAGTTATACCCAACCCAGCAAAACTGGGGATTCGTGTGCCAACTCTAGTGTATATTTGCAGAGGCGCGTAAGAGATTTGGGACAGATTATAAACATATTGCCGGGAAATGTATTTGACGCCACAGAGTATGAATGGGTTGAGGAGGACGATTCAGATGATGAGTTTGATCTGTAA